The Nitrosomonas cryotolerans ATCC 49181 genome includes a window with the following:
- the tmk gene encoding dTMP kinase yields MNQGQLITLEGIDGAGKSTQLTWIKEFLQRRGITVITTREPGGTSLGEELRAILLDNNLTIHPETETLLMFAARREHLDKVILPALERGDWVVSDRFTDASFAYQGGGRQVKKIKLEVLEQWIQGRMQPDLTLYFDVPVELGRQRIGAINSTDRFEKEQGDFFNRVRAVYLQRAHEFPDRIYRIDASQSFNEVQAAIRRILETTLFSEPNA; encoded by the coding sequence ATGAATCAAGGTCAGCTGATCACTCTTGAAGGCATAGATGGTGCAGGTAAAAGTACACAATTAACCTGGATAAAAGAGTTCTTACAACGCAGAGGAATAACTGTAATCACTACACGGGAACCCGGAGGAACCTCTCTTGGTGAAGAACTACGTGCTATTCTGCTTGATAATAATTTAACCATACATCCTGAAACGGAGACATTATTGATGTTTGCAGCACGACGCGAACATCTGGACAAAGTTATACTCCCCGCTCTGGAACGAGGCGATTGGGTAGTGTCAGATCGATTTACCGATGCCAGTTTTGCCTATCAGGGCGGGGGAAGACAGGTAAAAAAAATCAAGCTAGAGGTATTGGAACAGTGGATACAAGGCAGGATGCAACCCGATTTAACGTTATACTTTGATGTGCCAGTCGAATTAGGTAGACAGCGAATCGGTGCTATCAATTCAACTGATCGTTTTGAAAAAGAACAGGGAGATTTCTTCAATCGTGTACGAGCAGTCTACCTTCAAAGGGCTCATGAGTTTCCTGACCGCATATACCGTATCGATGCAAGTCAATCGTTTAATGAAGTACAAGCCGCTATAAGGCGAATTC
- the ampD gene encoding 1,6-anhydro-N-acetylmuramyl-L-alanine amidase AmpD — protein sequence MKIDTSGYLDEACLIVSPNFDERPEGCDISLLVIHNISLPPNEFGGQGVIELFTNQINPDTHPYYQSLCDLRVSAHFFIRRNGLIIQFVACTQRAWHAGVSCWQGRNRCNDFSIGIELEGSDTIIFTEVQYTRLVTLTHALCKRYPIKDIVGHADIAPGRKTDPGPYFNWQDYRAVLYSTSLSGTKCGADNLKE from the coding sequence ATGAAAATTGACACATCAGGTTATTTGGATGAAGCTTGCCTTATTGTTTCACCTAACTTCGATGAACGACCTGAAGGATGTGATATTAGTTTATTGGTGATACATAACATCAGCCTGCCACCTAATGAATTCGGAGGTCAAGGTGTTATTGAGCTATTTACCAATCAAATTAACCCAGATACACATCCTTATTATCAGAGCTTGTGTGATCTCCGAGTTTCAGCTCATTTCTTTATTCGCCGTAACGGCTTAATTATACAGTTTGTTGCTTGTACTCAACGGGCTTGGCACGCAGGTGTATCATGCTGGCAAGGAAGAAATCGCTGCAATGACTTTTCTATCGGCATAGAACTTGAAGGGAGTGACACAATTATCTTTACTGAAGTCCAGTATACAAGATTGGTTACTCTTACGCATGCTTTGTGCAAGCGCTATCCTATTAAAGATATTGTCGGGCATGCTGATATTGCACCTGGTCGTAAAACGGACCCGGGCCCCTATTTTAACTGGCAAGATTATCGTGCCGTACTCTATTCGACAAGTCTTTCTGGAACAAAATGTGGCGCAGATAATCTGAAGGAATAA